One region of Girardinichthys multiradiatus isolate DD_20200921_A chromosome 1, DD_fGirMul_XY1, whole genome shotgun sequence genomic DNA includes:
- the LOC124873637 gene encoding protein kinase C and casein kinase substrate in neurons protein 1-like isoform X1, with protein MSGSYDESAGGDDTMDSFWEVGNYKRAVKRFDDGHRLCNDLMGCLQERAKIEKSYGDQLTAWSKRWRQLIEKGPQYGSVERAWLAVMTEAERVSELHQDVKNNLMNEDVEKVKNWQKEAYHKQMIGGFKEAKEAEEGFKKAQKPWAKKLKEMEAAKKTYHMACKEEKLAAAREANGKTEASVTPDQQKKLHEKVDKCKQDMQKAKEKYEKSLDELNKCTPQYMECMEQVFDQCQQHEVKRLTFLKEALLDIKRHLNLTENPSYVTIYRELERTIQAISTQEDLRWFSNNHGPEMPMNWPAFEEYNPDQAAAPPKKKKPDGAPPTPSTDHVAPPGDRSSVSSYEKNQAYSAEWSDDEQPTAFSGNENGGNRNSFEDDSSTGKGVRVRALYDYDGQEQDELTFKAGEEFTKTEDEDEQGWCRGRLDDGQEGLYPANYVEPI; from the exons ATGTCTGGCTCCTACGATGAATCTGCAGGTGGTGACGACACCATGGACAGCTTCTGGGAG GTGGGGAACTACAAACGTGCTGTCAAGAGATTTGATGATGGCCATCGGCTCTGCAATGATCTTATGGGCTGCCTGCAGGAACGTGCCAAGATAGAAAAATCTTATGGTGATCAGCTAACTGCCTGGTCTAAGAGATGGAGACAACTCATTGAAAAAG GTCCACAGTATGGGTCAGTGGAGAGAGCCTGGCTTGCGGTTATGACAGAGGCAGAAAGAGTGAGTGAGCTGCACCAAGATGTGAAAAACAACCTGATGAATGAAGATGTTGAGAAAGTCAAGAACTGGCAGAAGGAGGCATACCACAAACAGATGATTGGAGGCTTCAAGGAGGCCAAGGAAGCGGAGGAAGGCTTCAAAAAGGCTCAGAAACCATGGGCCAAAAAGCTCAAAGAG ATGGAGGCAGCTAAGAAAACATACCATATGGCCTGCAAGGAGGAGAAACTGGCTGCGGCCCGAGAGGCCAATGGCAAGACTGAGGCTTCTGTCACACCAGACCAGCAGAAGAAACTTCATGAGAAAGTGGACAAATGCAAACAGGACATGCAAAAA GCTAAAGAAAAGTATGAGAAGTCTTTGGATGAGCTAAACAAATGCACTCCTCAATACATGGAGTGCATGGAGCAGGTGTTTGACCAGTGTCAGCAACATGAAGTCAAGAGGCTAACCTTCCTCAAGGAAGCCTTGTTGGACATAAAACGGCATCTTAACCTCACTGAGAACCCAAG CTATGTCACAATATACAGAGAACTGGAACGCACAATTCAGGCCATAAGCACACAAGAAGACCTGAGGTGGTTCAGCAATAATCATGGCCCAGAGATGCCCATGAACTGGCCAGCATTCGAG GAGTACAACCCAGACCAGGCAGCTGCTCCCCCAAAGAAGAAGAAACCAGATGGAGCCCCACCCACTCCAAGCACTGATCATGTGGCTCCCCCTGGTGACCGTAGCAG CGTGAGCAGCTACGAGAAGAACCAAGCTTATTCGGCTGAGTGGTCCGATGACGAGCAGCCCACTGCGTTCTCCGGCAACGAGAACGGTGGGAACAGGAATTCATTTGAAGACGATTCCAGCACTGGGAAAGGCGTCCGTGTGCGCGCCCTCTATGACTATGATGGCCAGGAGCAGGATGAACTCACCTTTAAAGCAG GTGAGGAATTTACCAAGACAGAGGATGAAGATGAGCAAGGCTGGTGTAGAGGTCGTTTGGACGACGGCCAGGAGGGACTGTACCCAGCCAATTATGTGGAGCCAATCTAG
- the LOC124873637 gene encoding protein kinase C and casein kinase substrate in neurons protein 1-like isoform X2 encodes MGCLQERAKIEKSYGDQLTAWSKRWRQLIEKGPQYGSVERAWLAVMTEAERVSELHQDVKNNLMNEDVEKVKNWQKEAYHKQMIGGFKEAKEAEEGFKKAQKPWAKKLKEMEAAKKTYHMACKEEKLAAAREANGKTEASVTPDQQKKLHEKVDKCKQDMQKAKEKYEKSLDELNKCTPQYMECMEQVFDQCQQHEVKRLTFLKEALLDIKRHLNLTENPSYVTIYRELERTIQAISTQEDLRWFSNNHGPEMPMNWPAFEEYNPDQAAAPPKKKKPDGAPPTPSTDHVAPPGDRSSVSSYEKNQAYSAEWSDDEQPTAFSGNENGGNRNSFEDDSSTGKGVRVRALYDYDGQEQDELTFKAGEEFTKTEDEDEQGWCRGRLDDGQEGLYPANYVEPI; translated from the exons ATGGGCTGCCTGCAGGAACGTGCCAAGATAGAAAAATCTTATGGTGATCAGCTAACTGCCTGGTCTAAGAGATGGAGACAACTCATTGAAAAAG GTCCACAGTATGGGTCAGTGGAGAGAGCCTGGCTTGCGGTTATGACAGAGGCAGAAAGAGTGAGTGAGCTGCACCAAGATGTGAAAAACAACCTGATGAATGAAGATGTTGAGAAAGTCAAGAACTGGCAGAAGGAGGCATACCACAAACAGATGATTGGAGGCTTCAAGGAGGCCAAGGAAGCGGAGGAAGGCTTCAAAAAGGCTCAGAAACCATGGGCCAAAAAGCTCAAAGAG ATGGAGGCAGCTAAGAAAACATACCATATGGCCTGCAAGGAGGAGAAACTGGCTGCGGCCCGAGAGGCCAATGGCAAGACTGAGGCTTCTGTCACACCAGACCAGCAGAAGAAACTTCATGAGAAAGTGGACAAATGCAAACAGGACATGCAAAAA GCTAAAGAAAAGTATGAGAAGTCTTTGGATGAGCTAAACAAATGCACTCCTCAATACATGGAGTGCATGGAGCAGGTGTTTGACCAGTGTCAGCAACATGAAGTCAAGAGGCTAACCTTCCTCAAGGAAGCCTTGTTGGACATAAAACGGCATCTTAACCTCACTGAGAACCCAAG CTATGTCACAATATACAGAGAACTGGAACGCACAATTCAGGCCATAAGCACACAAGAAGACCTGAGGTGGTTCAGCAATAATCATGGCCCAGAGATGCCCATGAACTGGCCAGCATTCGAG GAGTACAACCCAGACCAGGCAGCTGCTCCCCCAAAGAAGAAGAAACCAGATGGAGCCCCACCCACTCCAAGCACTGATCATGTGGCTCCCCCTGGTGACCGTAGCAG CGTGAGCAGCTACGAGAAGAACCAAGCTTATTCGGCTGAGTGGTCCGATGACGAGCAGCCCACTGCGTTCTCCGGCAACGAGAACGGTGGGAACAGGAATTCATTTGAAGACGATTCCAGCACTGGGAAAGGCGTCCGTGTGCGCGCCCTCTATGACTATGATGGCCAGGAGCAGGATGAACTCACCTTTAAAGCAG GTGAGGAATTTACCAAGACAGAGGATGAAGATGAGCAAGGCTGGTGTAGAGGTCGTTTGGACGACGGCCAGGAGGGACTGTACCCAGCCAATTATGTGGAGCCAATCTAG